GGAGAGGGGATGAAATTCACCTACACAGAGGTGAATTCACCTTCACAGAGGCTCTTTTGAGACCCTGTGGAGAACAATATCAGAGCCCCCAGAGGTCATTTCTTGACACTGACAGCTTGGAGAGAGGCACTCTCCATACCAGCACGGCAAGCAGCAACCTTTGCTCCCCAAACCGAGCGCCCGCGAGAGGATTTAAGGGACTGGCAGAATTTACTGGCAGGTATTAAAAGTTCACTGGGGCTGTAATAGCAATCTGTCAGCCCGCTGCTAATCCTTCTTGACAGAAACTTTATAAGAAGCTGAAGCGTGTTAAATAGTCCTGCAGTCTGAGCAGAGCGAGCTCGAGGAGGGCAGTTTGAACCCGCGGCTGCTTTCCCTTGGACCTGATGAAGAGCCCGAGGGGCAGGTCGGGGTTTGACTCTCACTTGCaaaagctgctgctcccctgcaggagaaggagcGGGGACCTTGAGAAGGCGACCACGccacccaggcagcagcaccccgaGCACCCCAGGGGCACGGAGGAGGCGATGCTCCTCGCCGCACAATAGCGGCTCTGTGCGCTCGCCCGGGAGGTGGGGAGGACTCGTGGGGACCGTCCGATGCACCTGCGCTCACCTTGGAGTCAGGAATGCGAGCAATTCACATCTGCAAATCCTGGGAAACCCATTAGCGATGAAACTGGAGCCGCTCACCCCGCGAGGGAAATCTGCCTGGGTCCGTGGTTTAAAGGGGCTGGGGTTTCAGCTGGGTATCACTGAGCCCTGGGTTGGGGCTATGGCGCACGGACGGGACACCAGGTTGTGTTGTCCCAGGAAAAACACCTTGGGCAGCCTCTCCTTGGATGGCTGAGCTGTTACCAGCATCACCCAGCTTCCCATCCACCTCCAAAATAAAGGGACAGCTCCAGGTGCACAGCAGGACGTGTTAGGGACCAGCAGCTGAGGTGCCACCTCCAGCGGGTCCCTgcaccagcagggctgcagacaCATTGCAGCAGCAAGTTCGTGTTGGCACTGCTCTGAGTGCTCCCCGCGGTCGGTTTGCCCTGGAGCAGATGGCAAAGTTTCATCACCGTCCCTATATTTCACTGCTCTGTTTCCCATGGACTTCCTGAGCCTTTTGCCTCTTAGCCGAGCTCCATCACCAACACACCCCATGGAGCAGAAAGCCCCACCAGGGTCAGTTATAGGGCAACTCAAGATACCTGCACAGAAAGAAGCTTGCACGTCCCTGCCCCATCATGGCCAGGTCTCCTGGTAGAGGGAAGGAACAAGCCAGCAGCAGACTCATGGGTCTCAGCTCAGCTGTCTGAAATTCACAGGTTCCTGGGGCAGAGAACCCTGCGGGGAAACCCCCCACCCACCCAGGCAGCcccaagccccatccagcctggccttgggcactgtcAGGGAtagggcagccacagctcctctgggcagcctgtgccagggcctcaccacccttataatgaagaatttcttcctaagaagaacagaaaggcaggaaaattgCTGGGGAAGAAAGCCACCAGCCAGCCTTGCTGGGATGCAGAGTGGGACCTGCTACAGCAGCTAGGAGTGTATGTCCCAGGGGGGCTGCGGTGAGCACAAGCCCCCACAGCAGCACGGATTCAGGCAAGAAGGATGGATGAAAAACAGGTCATCCACTGGGTGCAGGGAGCCCAGCGACTGAAGCACCCCAAACAATCCCAGGAGAGCTCACAAATTGGCAcgtcatttatttttccaagctCTCCTTCCCCCTAGCACACTGTCATCATCTTCCCCGGGCACAGAGCTGTTCCCAAGTAACCAgatcccccccccagccacaaAGCACCTACTGTACTCACCCCGATGCTATCGGCGGGGGCTGGCCCCGTGCACGCGGTCAGGCAGCACCTATAAGCTCGGGTGGCCTGGGGTTGTGGGGTGAAATCAGGCTCCTTCCTGCCCAAAACAGCTGCTTTGGGCCATCACGGGGATGCCCAGAAgtgcagcatccctgctgctcaTCGGTATTTCCTCAGGGAGCCTTTTCCCAGCACGGCCACAGGCGTTTGTCAGCTCCTGGCTGGAGGTGAGCTGCTCCTACCAACAGCAGGTTTTTGTTCcaggggagggaaaaataagCAAGTCAGGGAAACAGCTGGTAAACTGCAGGAATAATCAATTAAGAGGCAATTTCATCATCTCAAATCAGCTCGCTTGCACTTAAAAGCTTTCTGGAGCAAGTGATTAGCCTCTAATTGATGGGAACTGGAAGGCCCAGGGAAGAGGCAAtgcagcccttttttttttttttttttacagccatTTCTGGGTCCCGCAGTCCCCATGGTGCCCCACCACCACACAATTCCTCTGAGGACAGCACCCATCTTTGGGCTTCATTAGTCCAGCTCCTTGCCAGGCTCACTGATGCACTTCCCTGGGTTCCTTGCCCCCTCCCCATCTCACCACCGGATAACCCAGGAAAGGACCTGGGGCTGCATTTACTGGCTGCCTTTGCTGTTGTCCTTTAACCACCACGTCCagggctcctccagctcccctcGCATGGGGTCTgtgccccagcccccagccccgtgggaCGCCGctggccctgcctgcagcagctctcctgctggcAGCCCCGGGATGTCACCGCTCCTTCCTCACCCCTCCGCCTACTCCGGGAGGAGACCAGGCAGCCAGCAGGCGGTTACAGCTTCTGGCAGGCTCCAGCTGATCCTTTTGGAAGGAGTTTCGCTGGTCTCCTCTTCCCGTGCTCCTCGGGGGCTCTCCAGTTACCTCCCAAATACCTCCATGTTCCCAACCACAGAGCCAAGCCCTCCAAGGCTGGGACACCAGCACGAGGTTGTCAGGACAACAGAACCAGCCACCCAAGGCACAGGCATTACGCTACAGCTTTACTTCCATGACCTCATGCTATATTTTCCATACGGTCCCTGCCTCACTCAGCAAACGGGTGGTTTTTCGCTATTTTCCATGTCCTCCTCCCGCGCACAGCCTCGGGGCCCTCCATGCTCACGTATTATTGAGTTGTGTTGAGCACAGGCTTGTTTCCTCGCAGATGCTCTctgggaaagcacagagaagccGGAGGCTCCTAGGATACCTCCCTTCacagcccctctcctcccaaGCAGATATTATTGCATTTGTACTGCGAGGAACAGAGCACGAGCTGGAGCTGTTGGGGGCCAGCCAGTTTCTGCATCAACCTCAGATGCCAAAGATGTTCTGCAGAGCACCAAGCCTGCCGGGGCTTTCCAAAAGTCCTAATTAAGACTGGTCAATAAAGGGTCATTGGTTCTTTACCCCCATGTGAAGCCACCAAGCTGGTAAGGACACCAGGGTAGGTAAGGCCCAGTAGGCCTCACCAAGCTGGTAAGGCCTACTGGGGCTTGCCACCAGCTCCCCGTCTCTGTGCCGCAGGGTCTGTCAGCCTCATGATGCCCTCTGGCAGGGATTTTCTCTGCCCCCAGACTCTGATCCAACCTCCGAGCATCCTCCTGAATGAGCCCCCTGTTCACAGGGTCACCACAGGAGAAACCTGATCTCcctctgaagcagcagctcgGAGGGCCCGGGGCgctgggaagctgctgttcTTCACCAAAAGAGCTGTCAGTATTTGATCACTTGGAGTGTTTTGACACGGCTGTTGGTTGGATACACTCATCCTCAGCCTCTGAACTCACACATCAGCCTCCACGTCAGCACCCAGGAGGCGTACAGCCGAGATAACCTTTCCATGACCAACACCCTGCCActggaggaatggagacaggaaTTTGGTCTGATCTCCACAAAAAGATAAGAAACCACGATTCACCTTTTTACACCTGAAGGGCTTTTCCTGACTTTCCATTGCAAGTCTTTAccatttcatacttttttttttttaaaggagctgATGCAGATGAGCTGTGGAAGAAAACTTAGCAAAGGCAAGCCTCAGACCTGGCCAGCTGGTGCTACCTGGGATCCTGCTCACACACCCACCATAAGGCTGAGGTGGTTTGAGCCACATCATGTGTCACAAGACAAGCATTTTCTGATGGCAGGTGACATCTTATGCCCAGAACAGCACCACTATAGATACCAGACATCTGGCAAGCGATTTCACTCTGGAAAGGTGACAGGAGCAACCCAAGCTTTGCCTTTTCCCCCCAGAAAAGCACCATTTACCACCTCCCAGGTTTGCTTTCAGGGAAAGACCCTGCCTGTGTCTTAAAGGATTTCCTAGAGCACCTCATCTACAAGGTCATATCCTTCCAGGCAGGTTTCTTCCTCCTGTGCCTGCACACTGCAGGTTGCCTACAAATACCTGGAAACACCACCCAGGTGCAAACGCAGCCAATATGGGCCAAGTCCATTTTGAGTTTCTTTGCAGTCTGCCCCAGGATCCCGTCCCATCCATTCACAAAGACCAACTTAATTAACATAATATCACTCAGAGCTAGCTCGTTCCTGCCTATCAGTATCATCTAATCAGTGTCCTCAACTGAAAAGCAATCTCTGGCTTGATCTTGGCCACTGAGCAGGGCCTGAACAGAGAGGGCTTTGTTCACTGAGCCACTAAAGATATGAAGATTGGCTCCCAACCCCTTCCTGCCATTGCCCTTGCTTGGAGAGCAAcacagagcctttttttttttttccccaaatgtcaGACCTTGCTCTTTTCTCCCTGGGTTTGACAAGAAGCTGTCGTTCACCCTAGGGCTGAGAGGTGGCTTGGGCACGGAGCACAGCATGGCAGAGCAACACCACAGGCATCCAGCCCAGGATCCCACAACCCACAAGAAGTCATTTGCCACAGCATCTCCATCCTTCACCTCAGGAGACAATGCTCAGATGGCTTTGCTTTGGCAGGGTCAGTCCCCAGGCTGAAATAAGGCACAGCAGAGCATCACAGCCAGAGGAGATGAGGACTCGTGTGGGCATTGCACCGTTACCACAAGGACTGTGCCAAGTACAAGCCAAATGCAGAAAAAGGCAGGTTTAAGACCATGAACTCTGCTAATTTTGCTAGATGACATCCTGCCCACTTCCACAATACCAATCCTTCCCCCAAAACATACATATCCACTCTCTATATAATCATTTTATAAAAGTATATGCACACACTTTAAGATACTGTTATTATATTGTCATTATATCATTGCAAGACTTTAAAAGAAGTAGGCAACCAGCCTGTGTGACATGGGttttatggggggggggggggggggggggggggggagtatTTTGGAAGTAATCTCATAAGGATAAATTGATAGGTGGGCTGACGGAAAGCAGACTGATGGAGGtgaatgtttttcaaatagGAGATGGCTGTGGGTGGAGAAGACAACCCTTTTAtctttaaaccatttttttccctaagaaaaatattaaaattatgttttaggAAACATGAAAGCGAGGagaatttttaaagcaattttaatgattaataatgaaaatatcctttttttttttctattgtaaaCCCAGCTGGTGTTAACCCAGCCATTAGCTACACCTGGATCCTACAAATCAGACTCATGCTGGCTTCACAGcccacagcagctcctccacACCACCCATACTCTATCCTTTCCCCAAGCAGAGCACATCCTCACCTTCATCCCACAGCGAGTACCATCCTCACCCTGACACTCTCTGCCCCACTAACACCATCCAGACTTTCCCCAAGACCaccaagcaacagaaaaacCCCAAGCAATAGTTTTCCAACCCATCCATACCAGCAAAGCCCAGCCACCTTCCTAGAGCAGGAAGATGGAGCAGGGACCCCATCCCAACATCCAATTCcctctcagaaagagcagggctttaaaaacatgaatcTTGGCCACAAGCACCTACCTTGCTGTCCTTCACAAGACCTCAAATCAGGCCATGCAGCTTCCTAGGGCACATCTTCTCACCTCCTCCCAAACCCAGGCAGCCTGTGAGTCCTGTTTTTATAGGGTTTTGCTCTCTCTCCTGCAACACCTTCACCTGTGACTCACTAATTACATCCCAAACGAGCaagccagcacagctgagaTACCTCTGCTGGAGAAGACCTCGCAGTTCAATGCAGCTCATTTAACCCTCTGTGGAAAGCTCGACATTTGTTCCATTTTCCTCCATGCTCGATATTTGTCCCATTTTCCTTGTGTGTGCTCCAGCCTCATGTTAGAGGCAGCACAGGCCAGAGAAGGGCTCAGAGgtttgtaataaaaatgtaattgtcaAGAGAAAATGGAGCCTGTGCAGTGATTAAAAATTAGTTGTTAATTCAGTGGGCACCAGTGAGATTTGTGTCACCTTCCACAGCCACCCACCTCCGTCCGTCGGCCAAAAAGGAACCTCCAAGGTCAATGGAGTGACAAACCAGAGAATATTTGATATCTAAAACCCAATGAGCAGATTTCCcatatagaaaagaaaagaagaaataaagaaatagaatagagaaaatagaaaatttccGATATATTTTCCCTTGCTGACTTGGGAGATTATCCAAACCCATTCCCTCCTGAGTTGATGTGACACACAAGAAGAGACCAGGCAtgtttggtgtgtttttttttttcagagattttttttttttaatttcaccttGCTACGCGATTCCTGTCGGTGCCTCAGCACCTCCCACCGGGCCGGCCGCCTCCAGGCCCCGCTACATTCAGTGTCAGGCCGTACGGGGGCCACGCGCCGGCATTTCGAGCCTCACAGTCACTTGCACGTCTTTACAGGCGGTCGCTTACATCGTTTGGGAACAGCAGCACAAAAGGACACAACGCATGGAAACGAGAGGGGGATGAGGTGAGGGTCGGCTGAGAgctcagcctggaggagaactTGGAGAGGTGGACCCGCACGTGGGGTGGGAGGCGCAGGGCTCCTTCCTCCTTCAGACAAGGGGTGGTGGCGTGGGCTGGTGGCTCCTGGAGTCAGGACAGCACCTCACACCTCTCCAGCACCCGTATCTGAGGGTTTGGGATGGGTCTCTGGTCAGGGAGAGAGTTGGGGATGTCCCCGAATTCCAGCACCGACCTCCCAGCCACCGCGAGTGGCAAGGACGGGACGTGGCCACCTCGCTGTCCCCACCGACCtgctggcggaggagctggtCCCTGCCGTGGGGTTCAAAAGCAGTGGGGCAACCTGAGAGCACCAAAAATAACTGGCCCCGAAACCCAGACCTACCGCCTGACACGAGCCGGTGTTCCTGCCCTGCCACCGGGCTTTTGCAACCTAAACGTGGCGtttataaaaagtaaattatctCATCTCATAACTTAAGTGCATCGAGCATTTCCTTAAATACGGTTCGCGCTGAAAATAAAGTTACTTTTGCTGTACAGTAAATTTCTGATAGACTTAGGAATAAACTTTGTGGGTACAACAACCCGGAGGGTGCGTCCGTGGGGGACGCCACCGCGCACGGCCGCACGGCTCCGCTCACGCGCGCGTgcccacacacacaaacacacacacacagccccgTCCCGCCGCACGGGGGGACGTCTCTAGCTTTCTATATTCACGTGGGAATTTGAAAACCAACCCGCCAGCTGCCAGACCCACTCCTGCCCCTAACCCTAGGATTTCCTAAGAGAAACGTGAAACTACGCAACCCAAAACTCGCTGGGTCCCTGGGCATCCCGAGCTACAAAACGCCGCGTGCCGGCCTCCCGTCGCGGGGCTCCGATGCGCTCAGGAGGTGAAGTAGGAGCTCTGCATGGAGTAGAGGTGGTCGATGGGGTTCCCCACCCGCGCCTGCAGTGGCCCCGCGTCCGCCGTGGCGAGGAAGCAGTCGCCCAGGTTGCTCAGTGAGGTATCGTCGCTGTCCATGTCGTGGAAGAGGGGCTCGGCACCTGGGGAAGCAGGAAAGGAGCAGTGTTGGAggggtgctgtgtgctgctgcagatcCTAGAGCACCGTATCTCCTCCTCCACCATGTCCCCGAGAGCCTACTGAGATGGTTTGGGGATGCTGGCACACCTCGGGGAAGAGGGAGCTGTAAATCATACGGGGTGGCACCTTtggggaggtggtggcaccTTTGGAGAGATGGTGGCACCACCAGGGAGGAGGTGACACCACCAAAGACGAGGTGACACCACCAGGGAGGAGATGGCACTCCTGATTTTCCCACCACACCTTTGGCTTTGGCTCCAGCTCCATCAGTGGGATGCTTTCATGGTGCTGGCCACCCTGGTGCCCCCACTTCTGCAGTGTAAGGATTTAGGGGAGCGGGGGCTGCCGCCTGCCCAGAACTTGCTGCACCCCCATCACACAGCCCCCATTTTGACAGAGAGAGGGCAAGAAAAAAGCCCCGGGGAGGTTGCAGACATGCCCCTTTCTGCAGCCTTACCGTAGGGGTGCATGTGGTCTCCGGGCATCTGCGGTGGAGTGAGCCCTTGCCGAAAGGGGTCGGAGCTGTAGACGCCCTGCTCCatgcccaggagctgctgcgggGGGGGCAGAGCGGTGTAGGGGTTCAtgagcccctccagccccccgcTGCCACCACCGTTGGGCTGGGCTGGAAGATAAAAATGAGCTGCCAGTgaggcttttttgggggggaggctTGGGAAGCAAGAGGAGAGGGCATTTTGGGGTGTGGGGATGTGGAGAGCTGGGTACCTGAGCTCAGGCGCTGCGTGTTTtgctggtcctgctgctgctgctgctgcctcctggccaGCTTCTTCATCTGGGcgagaagaaggggaaaaagcaggGGGTGGCAGCATGGCCACGGgagggggcgggagggggccCCTGCACCCACCTTTGCTCTCTGGTTCTGGAACCAGACCTGCACCACGCGGACGCTCAGCCCCGTCTCGGCCGCCAGCGTCTCCCGCACCTAGAGGGAGGGAGGACAACATCTCAGCGGGCCTCACACGGCTTTGGGGGGGATTTGAGGAGGGGGCAGAGCCCTTGCCCAGCCTCCAGCCACCCCGTACCTTCCTGCAGGGCTTGGAGGAGACCTCGAAGGACGCCTTGAACGCCCTCCGCTGTTGCGTGGTCAGGATGGTGCGGGGCCGCTTGGGTCGCTTGTggtccttcccctcctcagctCCCTTCCCTGAGGCTGGGCCCAGTTTGCAGATGCTGTCTTCATCATCACTTTTGCCTTGGggaggggtaaaaaaaaaaatatttttgcctttgcaCCCTGGTTTGGGGTGACCACCCAAATCCCCCCCAGTCCAGGATGCGATGAGCTCATTTGGGGGGAGACAGAGCCTCTCTAGATCAAGCAAATGATGCCCAAAACCACACCACCATGatctgggaaggagaaaaaccCACTCCAAGCATCCCCCCCTCCTCGCCATCCCCCCCAACACCTGCTCCCCAAATCCCTCCGTGTGTCAAAGGAGAAGCGGAGCCGGATTTGGCGGGGTATTACTTTTAATTAACTCTCCCTTTCAAGCCTTCACCCGAACGAGGGGGGGAAATTAATGACTGTCTGGGGCTGCCCCTGACGTCACCCGGGaaggggccggggcgggggaCTTTGTGCGTGCCCCCAGCCCGACCCGCCGGCACGGGGGGGCCAGCGCGGCCACAGCGGGGCCAGGACATTCCTCGCCTGGGAGGATTTAGGGAGAGGAGAAACGTTAGGACGCTTTTAATTGGAAACCGGGGTCCTCTTTCAGAGGGGCTTGTTTGCTTAGGCTGGGCCGGGAGGGGGGGTTTCGGGGGAGGCAGTAATTGAAGCGAGGGTTGGGGAGATTACGGGCAACATATGGCTGGCTTTTTATCGGCGCTTTCTCATAAAGTGGCCTTTGGTGTGCgtggaggctgggggagggaggctgggggggggttcGGGGGAGGCTGGAGGCTCACATCGCTGGTGGAGGGCAGCCGGGGCTGGTACCCCGGCGGGGACACACGGATATGTTGGGGGACACGGTGTGCAGGGGGCAAAGCCGTGGATCTGGGTGCGCACCTGGGCCAGGGGTGCCGGGGTTTTGTGCTGGGTTCCCCGCCAGCCAAGGGGTTGTGCTGCCCTTGTGACTCCTGCACTGTCCCTCTGCATCCCTCCGCCCGGAGCTTCCaccaaaatatgcttttttccCCGGGGATTTCTGCTATTAAAGCCCTCGGCTTGGCCAGAGGCGCTGGAAGTGGGGCTGGCCGCGGGCCGACGAGTCGCTGGGGAGAAAAAATTCCCCAACCTTTCCCAAACTGCCCTTTTCCCCCAGTAGGAATAAACCCAAAATGCTGTGGGACCAGAGGCCAATTCAATCCTTTTCCTGCGTGATGTTTCCTCCTCGGTTCCTATTTTAACCGGGAGGCTTTGCATCTCCCACAAGGCAGAACTGCGTCTCCCGGACGCACTTTcccagggctcccagcacagcagccccactgctttttactttttgttacCATCGCTGCTATTTGGAGGAaggatttattaatttttttttctaggttcTGGCTGTGGAGGATCATGATATTAAAGACCTGGGGCAATTCCTGCTCCACCCCCACTGAAACCATCCCTGTCCTCCCCGTTCAGAGGTAAACCCTTCCCTCTGCAAAGCAGATTTTCCtacaatattgttttttttttggtgaagagTGTGATTTGGGAAGTGCCAACCCCATCTTCAGGGATATCATTAAGAGAGCGATTTCTGCTCACAGCtcatttcccattttcctcttttttcttcctaaatgtGTCTTCCCGGGAACCATTCAGATTTGCATCGGCTGCACATTTGGATTTAAGCGCTGATCtgctgctctgggcaacctgcccTCATTAACAACCAGAAAGACCCCCCCGAAGGTGACACCGCGGGGATGCCACCCCCTTCCCTATCCCCGCAGTGTCCCAGTGCTGGCtctgcctttcccttcccaccaCGGGACCCCGGAGCAGGAGCAGCGCGTCGGGGCGATGCTGCGCCGGGCGCGGGCGGCCCCCTTACCAGAATCCGACAGAGCCGGGCTCACCAAGCTCAGCAGCTCCCGCTCCTTCTCGTAGTCGCCCTTACAGAGCAGCTGCCCTTCCTTCAGCACGAACTCGTCGCCCTTCTGCAGGCGCCGCTCGCAGacgcagcagcagaagcagcgcAGGTGGTAGACGCTCTTCTGGGCGCGCATCACCAGCTCGCTGGGCGCGATGGTCTCCAGGCACCCGGCGCACTTCACCGCGAACAACCTGCATGGGGAAAGCAAGGGGAGACCCCGCTGGGATGCCCCGAGGTGCCACGGCTGCAGCCAGGGGGTGGCACGGTGTtggggcaccctggggacccgtggtggggctggggggcatcGGCACAGGGGGGATTTGTCACCGCTGCCGTGCTTTGGATGTGCCGAGGGGAGGCACAGGGTGGTGCTGGCTCCCCACGGTGACCAGGAGTGGGCTGCAGGCTCACCCTGTGCCAGCAAGGGATGCTGGTTTGGGTCAATGCTGGTATTTTTGGTGAACCACAAATGCAGCCAAAGGGTGAAAATCCCAATGATCGGATGCTCTGGGTAGAAAGCAAGCAGGCATCAAACCCAAGAGCCCGGCTACCAGCATGGGACGTGGGACACACCACCTACAGGAGGTCTAGAATAACAAtaatatgataataataatgctgGCTTGAGAGGGCTTAGAAGGACCTGGTGCCAAACCTGCTTGGGATATTTCCCCCAGTATCGATTTTTGGAGGTACCAAAGCAGAACGTCTTCACCACCCCCAATATCCGTGCTTTTGGCCTGGAtcccataaagaaaaaaaaatctctgtttaCCCAGCCTCGTCCTAAATATCTGTGGGAACTGGACATTATTATTCCCCTGCCTTAATGACTTTGGCCCAGAAAGAGGAGGCAGAAGTCAGCACACATCCTGCGGGGGTTATCTGCGAGCATCCCCGGGTCCCAGCGCCGCTCCCTGCCCCGATCACCCCCTGGTCCCCATCGGGTGCCTCGCCCGGGGGGACCTGCCCAGGCAGCTCACAGTGCTGCTTTGCTGAAGTTCTTCAGGCCTGCAGTCCGTAGCTGaagtattttattgtttttaatgaaaaaaaaaaggcaccaagCTCTGGTTAAATAATTCAAGCAATGCTCGGTGTCCTCTGCCCGGTTCCCTCACCCCTGAGTTATCCCAGGGCATGGACCTGCCTGCCCAGAGCCTCCGAGCACAACGTTTTCAACCCTGATTTTTTGGGACGGTtaccaacaaaataaaaaaaaaaaagacataggAAATGCGAAGTGCTGAGTCAGCCCTGGTGCAATAAGGAGAGGAACAGATGTACGCAACAGCTTCACAGCAAAACCACCcgaaaaagggggaaaaaaaataaaaagctttatatATTGACGTTTTTATGAGCTTGATAGCACATAAAACATGGAGGCGGGAGGCAGAGCGAGGCACGCTCGTATCTTTGTGCCCCGGAGGCATCCCCCAAGAGTCCCAAAATGCATCGGCTTCATCCTTCACCCCGGGTCCTCTCCTCTTCTTGCAGCCCGGAGGAACGTGGGCTGTGTCAGCGCCGCGCATTTCTGCTGGGTATTTCCTTA
The sequence above is drawn from the Anas acuta chromosome 8, bAnaAcu1.1, whole genome shotgun sequence genome and encodes:
- the LMX1A gene encoding LIM homeobox transcription factor 1-alpha isoform X1; the protein is MLDGLKMEETLQSALEPNAPFPSLLGRAVPPRSVCEGCQRVISDRFLLRLNDSLWHEQCVQCASCKEPLHTTCFYRDKKLYCKLDYEKLFAVKCAGCLETIAPSELVMRAQKSVYHLRCFCCCVCERRLQKGDEFVLKEGQLLCKGDYEKERELLSLVSPALSDSGKSDDEDSICKLGPASGKGAEEGKDHKRPKRPRTILTTQQRRAFKASFEVSSKPCRKVRETLAAETGLSVRVVQVWFQNQRAKMKKLARRQQQQQQDQQNTQRLSSAQPNGGGSGGLEGLMNPYTALPPPQQLLGMEQGVYSSDPFRQGLTPPQMPGDHMHPYGAEPLFHDMDSDDTSLSNLGDCFLATADAGPLQARVGNPIDHLYSMQSSYFTS
- the LMX1A gene encoding LIM homeobox transcription factor 1-alpha isoform X2 yields the protein MLDGLKMEEDLQSALEPNAPFPSLLGRAVPPRSVCEGCQRVISDRFLLRLNDSLWHEQCVQCASCKEPLHTTCFYRDKKLYCKLDYEKLFAVKCAGCLETIAPSELVMRAQKSVYHLRCFCCCVCERRLQKGDEFVLKEGQLLCKGDYEKERELLSLVSPALSDSGKSDDEDSICKLGPASGKGAEEGKDHKRPKRPRTILTTQQRRAFKASFEVSSKPCRKVRETLAAETGLSVRVVQVWFQNQRAKMKKLARRQQQQQQDQQNTQRLSSAQPNGGGSGGLEGLMNPYTALPPPQQLLGMEQGVYSSDPFRQGLTPPQMPGDHMHPYGAEPLFHDMDSDDTSLSNLGDCFLATADAGPLQARVGNPIDHLYSMQSSYFTS